The stretch of DNA TGCTCTTCTGGGCACAACAGCAGCCCAGGCAGACGATGCCGGCTGGTACGCAAGCCTTGGTGGCGGCGTGAACTGGGTGGATGAAGTCTCAGGCAACGGCGTGTCTATGGATTTCGAAGCCGGCTACAGCATCGTTGGCGCGGTGGGCTATGCCTACGCAGACGGCGAAATGGGCCGCTTCCGCGCTGAAGGTGAAATCAGCTGGACATCAAACGAGCTCGACAGCGCATCTGCCCTTGGCACGACCGTCAGCCTTGGTGGTGAGCTGGATCAGTTCGGCTTCATGGTTCAGGGTCTGTATGACTTCCTCCCGGATAGCGGCATCCGCCCCTATCTTGGTGTTGGTGTCGGCGTCGTTGACGGTGAAGTCACTGCAACGGTAGCAGGCGTGACGCTCAAGTCCGACGGCACCAACTTTGCCTATCGCGGCCTTGCCGGCGTTGGCGTCGCACTGGGCGACAATGCAACGCTTGATGTTGGGTACCGCTTCACAGGCGTGACCTCTGATGAAAACATCAACAACAATGCAGCCATCGCTCAGGTGCGCTTCAACTTCTAGATCTTCTTCACTGAAGCTTCTTCGAAAAGGGCGTCCCTGAGGGGCGCCCTTTTTTGTTGTTTAGGTGCTGCTGTCTGTCCGGCGTCGGAAGCGCATCAACGTGAAGATGCGCAAAAGCCCAAGTGGCTTTTCCATCACCAGTTCCAGATCAGGATGATTGAGCACCCGCTCGCGACCAAACGCCGGGTGCCAGCCGATAAGGGCGGCCACGCGCTCAAGCTTGCGCTCAAACCACAGCACCCACCCGTCCGCCTTGGCAAAGTGATTGACGATCACGACTTCGCCGCCCGGCTTGGTGATACGCGCCAGTTCGTCCAGCACCGCTTCCGGGTTGGGCGCGACCGACATCACATACATGGCGACCGCACAGTCAAAGCGGCCTGTCTCATAGGTCAGTGCGCCTGCGTCCATTTCCTCCAGCGCAGCCACATGCCCCAAAGCCCGCTCGCTGACCCGGCGTCGGGCCAGCTCAAGCATGTCCGTTGAAAGATCAATGCCGGTGATCCGCGTGGTGCGCGCATAGCCGGGAAGCGAAAGCCCTGACCCCACACCGACTTCCAGCACGCTCATTGGCTCGTCGCTTGCGTGCGCGTTGGCATGCTTGCGAGCCAGCGCATTGACCGCCGCCACCGCCGCAGCACGGCCCACATCCGTAACGGGACCAACAACAGCATCATAAAACCGGGCCCAGCGCGCATAAGCACGCCGAACCGCATTCTCATCCAGAGCTTGGGAGTTTCCTGTCATCCCATTCACGTAACCGCAGAGAATGACGATTTAAAGGGGAAGATCGACGAATTGCGTTAGGTCAAAACGGCAGCAGAAGCACGCAGCTAGAGCGTACGCCGTATCCAGCCACCGCCCAGCACCCGGCTGCCATCAGCGGGATCATAAAAGACGCAGGCCTGACCCGGCGACACCCCTTCTTCCGGAGATGACAACGTCACCAGCGCCCCGTCTTGTGTCGCCACAATGCGCGCGGCAAGCAGACGACCGGTGGACCGCACTTTGACGTTCACATCCACCGGGGTGTCGCTCAACGGCTGGTCACCAATCCAGTTGACGTCCGTAAGGGTGATGTCGCTCACACCCAGTGCTGACCGTGGCCCGACAATCACCTGCCGCTGTTCCGGATTGAGTCGCACCACAAACAATGGCTCTGCATTCTCGCCACCCATTTCGGTGTCGCTGATCCCAAGACCGCGACGCTGCCCGATCGTGTAGCGGATGATGCCGTCATGTGTGCCAAGCACCCGACCATCCATATGCACAATGTCACCGGGTTCAGCTGCTTCCGGGCGCAGCCGTTCAACCACCTGCGCATATTTGCCGTCCGGCACAAAGCAGATGTCCTGGCTGTCCGGCTTGGCCGCCACCTCAAGGCCCAGCTTCTGGGCAAGGGCACGCGTTTCATCCTTCGGCAACCCGCCAAGCGGGAACCGTAGAAACGCCAGCTGCTCGGGCTTGGTCGTAAACATGAAGTAGCTCTGGTCGCGACTGTCATCGACCGCGCGATGCAGCTGCGGTCCGGCATCACCGTCAAACCGCTGCACATAGTGACCTGTCGCAAGCGCATCTGCGCCAAGATCGCGGGCCGTTTCCATCAGGTCTCGAAATTTCACACGTTCATTGCAGCGCACGCAGGGAATAGGGGTTTCGCCGCGCGCATAGGCATCGGCAAAATCCGTCATCACGGAATCCTTGAAACGGCTTTCATAGTCCAGAACGTAGTGCGGGATATCCAGACGCTCCGCCACCCGGCGCGCATCATGAATGTCCTGCCCGGCGCAGCATGCGCCCTTCTTCTGAACCGCAGCTCCATGGTCGTAAAGCTGCAGCGTGATGCCCACAACGTCGTAGCCGGCCTGCGCGTAAAGGGCAGCCGCAACGGAGCTGTCCACGCCGCCGGACATGGCAACCACCACCCGCGTGTCCGCAGGGGCCTTGCCGGCAATCACCGGTGGCAGGTCGACGAACGGCGTCTCCACTCGCGCGGCGGCCTTATCCTCAGGCGTAGTATGGGCATCAATATGTGTCATGGCGCGGGACTATAGCGCCCGCCTCCCCCGCAGCAAGCCTCATGGGTCCCCAACCCAGCAAGCGGGACCCGGCAAGTCAGTCCCCCGCCCGGCAGGAATTGCCGGTCTTAGCCCGACTTCTGCCGGGCAAATCTCAGACGCACTTAGCGCAAAATCCCGAAATTCTGCCGTTTTTCGCTCAAGGCCCGGTTGGCCCCGCCCTTGCTCATACCTGTCTGAGAAATTGCGTCCATGCCGGCCACCCGGCCTTCCGCATGGGCATCGGGGCACGACAAGAGACACGGGATAAACCGGATGACATCGACTGAGACATTTAACGCAGGCCAGGTCCGCAAGGCAGAGGCAGCAGCACAGGTGAAAAACGCCGAGCCGCGCCGCGCCGAAGAC from Pyruvatibacter sp. HU-CL02332 encodes:
- the mnmA gene encoding tRNA 2-thiouridine(34) synthase MnmA; the protein is MTHIDAHTTPEDKAAARVETPFVDLPPVIAGKAPADTRVVVAMSGGVDSSVAAALYAQAGYDVVGITLQLYDHGAAVQKKGACCAGQDIHDARRVAERLDIPHYVLDYESRFKDSVMTDFADAYARGETPIPCVRCNERVKFRDLMETARDLGADALATGHYVQRFDGDAGPQLHRAVDDSRDQSYFMFTTKPEQLAFLRFPLGGLPKDETRALAQKLGLEVAAKPDSQDICFVPDGKYAQVVERLRPEAAEPGDIVHMDGRVLGTHDGIIRYTIGQRRGLGISDTEMGGENAEPLFVVRLNPEQRQVIVGPRSALGVSDITLTDVNWIGDQPLSDTPVDVNVKVRSTGRLLAARIVATQDGALVTLSSPEEGVSPGQACVFYDPADGSRVLGGGWIRRTL
- a CDS encoding class I SAM-dependent methyltransferase; this translates as MTGNSQALDENAVRRAYARWARFYDAVVGPVTDVGRAAAVAAVNALARKHANAHASDEPMSVLEVGVGSGLSLPGYARTTRITGIDLSTDMLELARRRVSERALGHVAALEEMDAGALTYETGRFDCAVAMYVMSVAPNPEAVLDELARITKPGGEVVIVNHFAKADGWVLWFERKLERVAALIGWHPAFGRERVLNHPDLELVMEKPLGLLRIFTLMRFRRRTDSST
- a CDS encoding outer membrane beta-barrel protein — encoded protein: MTKTLLAGAAFAAAALLGTTAAQADDAGWYASLGGGVNWVDEVSGNGVSMDFEAGYSIVGAVGYAYADGEMGRFRAEGEISWTSNELDSASALGTTVSLGGELDQFGFMVQGLYDFLPDSGIRPYLGVGVGVVDGEVTATVAGVTLKSDGTNFAYRGLAGVGVALGDNATLDVGYRFTGVTSDENINNNAAIAQVRFNF